Proteins co-encoded in one Sander vitreus isolate 19-12246 chromosome 9, sanVit1, whole genome shotgun sequence genomic window:
- the abl2 gene encoding tyrosine-protein kinase ABL2 isoform X5 has product MDWWAGCEKLRVLGYNQNGEWSEVRSKNGQGWVPSNYITPVNSLEKHSWYHGPVSRSAAEYLLSSLINGSFLVRESESSPGQLSISLRYEGRVYHYRINTASDGKVYVTSESRFATLAELVHHHSTVADGLVTTLHYPAPKCNKPTVYGVSPIHDKWEMERTDITMKHKLGGGQYGEVYVGVWKKYNLTVAVKTLKEDTMEVEEFLKEAAVMKEVKHPNLVQLLGVCTLEPPFYIVTEYMPHGNLLDYLRDCDKEEVNAVVLLYMATQISSAMEYLEKKNFIHRDLAARNCLVGENHVVKVADFGLSRLMTGDTYTAHAGAKFPIKWTAPESLAYNTFSIKSDVWAFGVLLWEIATYGMSPYPGIDLSQVYDLLEKGYRMEQPEGCPPKVYELMRACWQWSPLDRPSFAEIHQAFETMFHDSSISEEVAEELCKTASSGHCGPLHPFSHDMPLLPSKSRTPHKHTENKENIEGGLDGRSDHGTHSHSGWASTLLGGDGRSGSSPALPRKQQARDKSPGSILEDAQDMGTFTRDRKTGFFSSFIKKKSSSSSSSSPSSQLQQNLPTPPKRSSSFREMETQPHKKYEPTADFSAPPPLPQSDSLGGFSASPSHSHGEPTQAQSRCCGAAFGQKPSGGGLASQVTSGSSWSGLAGFFTPRLIKKTLGLRTGKTASSEEGGNIAGGPKPFPRSNSTSSMSAGLPDLERMALTLPRNRSAKPPLERTASTTSQPENGAVRPSETLLRRLDEGTAQIRERPKAKLLPRGVAVGVRAPGVGGEVGESDSLSRVREVREESVGGLDRQQSWSSPSKTSSLSASSAAAGAPTHNHKVPVLISPTLKHSPADVHLVGLDSQGNRFKLLSEHQTDRDRPRLVKPKCAPPPPPTLRSLQHSYSGDGEEQVGGAPVEVNGDTLKGHRLGRMSGGAMTGRPSVPPPQVPPASSSTFSSSCSATTNTTPTTMANGAVTTAASSHTAPSAGSKVALRRTRQQAERLPLERVSREALLDCAECLSSALHASSESPSSSQVLDAGHQLLDYCSGYVDCIPQMRNKFAFREAVGKLELSLQELRASSSGGGGLSGVGPNTVLDNLQCCIKEISDVVQR; this is encoded by the exons ATGGATTGGTGGGCTGGAT GTGAGAAGCTGCGTGTGCTGGGCTACAACCAGAATGGAGAGTGGAGTGAAGTGCGCTCTAAGAACGGCCAGGGTTGGGTGCCCTCCAACTACATCACGCCTGTCAACAGtctggaaaagcacagctggtACCATGGGCCCGTGTCACGCAGCGCCGCTGAGTACCTGCTCTCATCCCTCATCAACGGCAGTTTCCTGGTCCGGGAAAGCGAGAGCAGCCCCGGACAGCTGTCGATTTCTCTCCGCTATGAGGGAAGAGTCTACCACTACCGGATCAACACAGCCTCTGATGGAAAG GTGTATGTGACGTCTGAGAGCCGCTTTGCCACCCTGGCCGAGCTGGTCCACCACCACTCCACTGTAGCCGATGGCCTGGTCACCACTCTGCACTACCCAGCCCCCAAATGTAATAAGCCCACAGTGTACGGTGTGTCACCCATCCACGACAAGTGGGAGATGGAGCGcacagatatcaccatgaagcacaagctgggaggaggccaGTATGGGGAGGTGTACGTGGGAGTGTGGAAAAAGTACAACCTCACAGTGGCTGTCAAGACACTGAAG GAGGACACAATGGAAGTTGAAGAATTTCTGAAAGAAGCAGCAGTTATGAAGGAGGTTAAACACCCAAACCTCGTTCAGCTACTAG GTGTGTGTACGTTGGAGCCTCCGTTCTACATCGTGACAGAGTACATGCCACACGGCAACCTACTGGACTACTTGAGAGATTGTGACAAGGAGGAGGTGAACGCTGTGGTGCTGCTGTACATGGCCACTCAGATCTCCTCTGCCATGGAATACCTGGAGAAGAAGAACTTTATACACAG GGATCTTGCAGCGAGGAACTGCCTGGTTGGAGAAAATCATGTTGTGAAGGTTGCAGACTTTGGCCTGAGCAGGTTGATGACTGGTGACACCTACACTGCTCATGCAGGAGCCAAGTTCCCCATCAAATGGACTGCACCAGAGAGCCTTGCATATAACACCTTCTCCATCAAGTCTGATGTGTGGG CATTCGGGGTGCTGCTGTGGGAAATTGCCACCTATGGCATGTCTCCATACCCTGGCATCGATCTGTCTCAGGTCTATGACCTCCTGGAGAAAGGTTACCGCATGGAACAGCCCGAGGGATGCCCACCCAAAGTCTATGAACTCATGAGAGCAT GCTGGCAGTGGAGCCCATTGGACCGGCCTTCATTTGCAGAGATCCACCAAGCCTTTGAAACAATGTTCCATGACTCCAGCATATCTGAAG AGGTAGCAGAGGAGCTCTGTAAGACGGCCTCTTCTGGTCACTGTGGACCACTGCACCCTTTCAGTCACGACATGCCCCTGTTGCCTTCCAAATCTCGCACACCCCACAAGCACACAGAAAACAAGGAAAACATTGAGGGTGGACTCGACGGACGATCTGACCACGGCACGCACAGTCATTCAG GCTGGGCTTCTACTTTGTTAGGAGGGGATGGCCGATCGGGAAGCTCTCCGGCTCTGCCCAGAAAACAGCAAGCACGAGATAAATCTCCCGGCAGCATTTTAGAGGACGCACAGGATATGGGAACATTTACACGGGATCGCAAGACTGGCTTCTTTAGCTCcttcataaaaaagaaatcttcctcctcttcttcctcatcaCCATCCTCTCAGCTCCAACAGAACCTCCCGACACCACCGAAGAGGAGCAGTTCTTTCCGGGAGATGGAAACGCAGCCTCACAAGAAATACGAGCCTACTGCTGATTTCagcgctcctcctcctctaccccAGTCTGACAGCCTTGGTGGCTTCTCCGCCTCTCCCTCTCACTCCCATGGTGAACCCACCCAGGCTCAGTCACGCTGCTGTGGGGCTGCTTTTGGACAGAAACCCTCTGGTGGGGGGCTTGCTTCACAGGTGACGAGCGGCAGCAGTTGGAGTGGGTTGGCTGGTTTTTTTACTCCTAGACTCATTAAAAAGACACTGGGCCTACGGACAGGGAAGACAGCCTCTTCAGAGGAGGGTGGGAATATAGCTGGAGGGCCTAAACCTTTCCCTAGGTCCAATTCTACCTCCTCCATGTCAGCAGGGCTGCCAGACCTGGAGCGCATGGCTCTGACTTTACCCAGGAACCGCAGTGCTAAACCCCCTCTAGAGAGGACTGCCTCCACAACCTCCCAGCCAGAGAATGGCGCTGTACGGCCCTCAGAAACTCTGCTGAGGAGGCTGGATGAGGGGACTGCACAGATCAGGGAAAGGCCCAAAGCCAAGCTATTACCCCGGGGCGTTGCTGTAGGGGTGAGGGCACCAGGGGTTGGGGGGGAGGTGGGGGAATCGGACAGTCTGTCCCGGGTCAGGGAGGTTAGAGAGGAGAGTGTTGGAGGACTAGATAGGCAGCAGAGTTGGTCATCTCCCTCTAAGACTTCTAGTTTGAGTGCTTCATCAGCTGCAGCAGGTGCACCAACTCACAACCACAAAGTTCCAGTCCTGATCTCCCCCACGCTGAAACATAGCCCAGCTGATGTGCACTTAGTCGGGCTAGACTCTCAGGGGAACCGCTTCAAACTGCTGTCTGAGCACCAAACAGACCGGGACAGGCCGCGACTTGTAAAACCCAAGTGtgctccccctccccctcccaccCTGCGCAGCCTGCAACACTCCTACAGTGGCGACGGAGAGGAGCAGGTAGGAGGAGCACCTGTGGAAGTAAACGGAGACACTTTGAAAGGTCACCGGTTAGGGAGAATGTCGGGAGGAGCAATGACAGGCAGACCGTCAGTGCCACCACCACAAGTGCCTCCTGCATCTTCCTCCACCTTTTCCTCATCTTGCTCTGCCACCACCAACACGACTCCCACCACAATGGCCAACGGAGCCGTCACCACTGCCGCCTCCTCGCACACAGCACCGTCTGCCGGTTCCAAAGTGGCACTGCGGCGGACCAGGCAGCAGGCAGAGAGGTTGCCCCTGGAGCGAGTGAGTCGTGAGGCCCTGTTGGACTGCGCTGAGTGCCTGAGCAGCGCCCTCCACGCCAGCTCCGAAAGCCCCTCCAGCAGCCAGGTGCTGGACGCTGGCCACCAGCTGCTAGACTACTGCTCAGGTTATGTGGACTGCATCCCTCAGATGAGGAACAAATTTGCCTTCCGAGAGGCAGTGGGAAAGCTGGAGCTCAGCCTGCAGGAACTGAGGGCCTCGTCCTCAGGAGGTGGAGGGCTGAGTGGTGTGGGGCCCAACACTGTATTGGACAACCTGCAATGCTGTATTAAAGAGATTAGTGACGTAGTACAGAGGTAG
- the abl2 gene encoding tyrosine-protein kinase ABL2 isoform X2, with amino-acid sequence MGQQVGRVGESTSTGLQPPQPHASQPHQGKGNRGSGAGRRPREPGSSTGTPPGRAAAVNVPDPGINIFTLHSALHRPFGLDSAALTEAVRWSSKENLLGAAESDPNLFVALYDFVASGDNTLSITKGEKLRVLGYNQNGEWSEVRSKNGQGWVPSNYITPVNSLEKHSWYHGPVSRSAAEYLLSSLINGSFLVRESESSPGQLSISLRYEGRVYHYRINTASDGKVYVTSESRFATLAELVHHHSTVADGLVTTLHYPAPKCNKPTVYGVSPIHDKWEMERTDITMKHKLGGGQYGEVYVGVWKKYNLTVAVKTLKEDTMEVEEFLKEAAVMKEVKHPNLVQLLGVCTLEPPFYIVTEYMPHGNLLDYLRDCDKEEVNAVVLLYMATQISSAMEYLEKKNFIHRDLAARNCLVGENHVVKVADFGLSRLMTGDTYTAHAGAKFPIKWTAPESLAYNTFSIKSDVWAFGVLLWEIATYGMSPYPGIDLSQVYDLLEKGYRMEQPEGCPPKVYELMRACWQWSPLDRPSFAEIHQAFETMFHDSSISEEVAEELCKTASSGHCGPLHPFSHDMPLLPSKSRTPHKHTENKENIEGGLDGRSDHGTHSHSGWASTLLGGDGRSGSSPALPRKQQARDKSPGSILEDAQDMGTFTRDRKTGFFSSFIKKKSSSSSSSSPSSQLQQNLPTPPKRSSSFREMETQPHKKYEPTADFSAPPPLPQSDSLGGFSASPSHSHGEPTQAQSRCCGAAFGQKPSGGGLASQVTSGSSWSGLAGFFTPRLIKKTLGLRTGKTASSEEGGNIAGGPKPFPRSNSTSSMSAGLPDLERMALTLPRNRSAKPPLERTASTTSQPENGAVRPSETLLRRLDEGTAQIRERPKAKLLPRGVAVGVRAPGVGGEVGESDSLSRVREVREESVGGLDRQQSWSSPSKTSSLSASSAAAGAPTHNHKVPVLISPTLKHSPADVHLVGLDSQGNRFKLLSEHQTDRDRPRLVKPKCAPPPPPTLRSLQHSYSGDGEEQVGGAPVEVNGDTLKGHRLGRMSGGAMTGRPSVPPPQVPPASSSTFSSSCSATTNTTPTTMANGAVTTAASSHTAPSAGSKVALRRTRQQAERLPLERVSREALLDCAECLSSALHASSESPSSSQVLDAGHQLLDYCSGYVDCIPQMRNKFAFREAVGKLELSLQELRASSSGGGGLSGVGPNTVLDNLQCCIKEISDVVQR; translated from the exons CTCTCCACCGGCCGTTTGGCCTGGACTCTGCAGCGCTGACGGAGGCGGTGCGCTGGAGCTCCAAGGAGAACCTGCTGGGGGCGGCCGAGAGCGACCCTAACCTCTTCGTTGCACTTTATGACTTCGTCGCCAGCGGAGACAACACGCTCAGCATCACTAAAG GTGAGAAGCTGCGTGTGCTGGGCTACAACCAGAATGGAGAGTGGAGTGAAGTGCGCTCTAAGAACGGCCAGGGTTGGGTGCCCTCCAACTACATCACGCCTGTCAACAGtctggaaaagcacagctggtACCATGGGCCCGTGTCACGCAGCGCCGCTGAGTACCTGCTCTCATCCCTCATCAACGGCAGTTTCCTGGTCCGGGAAAGCGAGAGCAGCCCCGGACAGCTGTCGATTTCTCTCCGCTATGAGGGAAGAGTCTACCACTACCGGATCAACACAGCCTCTGATGGAAAG GTGTATGTGACGTCTGAGAGCCGCTTTGCCACCCTGGCCGAGCTGGTCCACCACCACTCCACTGTAGCCGATGGCCTGGTCACCACTCTGCACTACCCAGCCCCCAAATGTAATAAGCCCACAGTGTACGGTGTGTCACCCATCCACGACAAGTGGGAGATGGAGCGcacagatatcaccatgaagcacaagctgggaggaggccaGTATGGGGAGGTGTACGTGGGAGTGTGGAAAAAGTACAACCTCACAGTGGCTGTCAAGACACTGAAG GAGGACACAATGGAAGTTGAAGAATTTCTGAAAGAAGCAGCAGTTATGAAGGAGGTTAAACACCCAAACCTCGTTCAGCTACTAG GTGTGTGTACGTTGGAGCCTCCGTTCTACATCGTGACAGAGTACATGCCACACGGCAACCTACTGGACTACTTGAGAGATTGTGACAAGGAGGAGGTGAACGCTGTGGTGCTGCTGTACATGGCCACTCAGATCTCCTCTGCCATGGAATACCTGGAGAAGAAGAACTTTATACACAG GGATCTTGCAGCGAGGAACTGCCTGGTTGGAGAAAATCATGTTGTGAAGGTTGCAGACTTTGGCCTGAGCAGGTTGATGACTGGTGACACCTACACTGCTCATGCAGGAGCCAAGTTCCCCATCAAATGGACTGCACCAGAGAGCCTTGCATATAACACCTTCTCCATCAAGTCTGATGTGTGGG CATTCGGGGTGCTGCTGTGGGAAATTGCCACCTATGGCATGTCTCCATACCCTGGCATCGATCTGTCTCAGGTCTATGACCTCCTGGAGAAAGGTTACCGCATGGAACAGCCCGAGGGATGCCCACCCAAAGTCTATGAACTCATGAGAGCAT GCTGGCAGTGGAGCCCATTGGACCGGCCTTCATTTGCAGAGATCCACCAAGCCTTTGAAACAATGTTCCATGACTCCAGCATATCTGAAG AGGTAGCAGAGGAGCTCTGTAAGACGGCCTCTTCTGGTCACTGTGGACCACTGCACCCTTTCAGTCACGACATGCCCCTGTTGCCTTCCAAATCTCGCACACCCCACAAGCACACAGAAAACAAGGAAAACATTGAGGGTGGACTCGACGGACGATCTGACCACGGCACGCACAGTCATTCAG GCTGGGCTTCTACTTTGTTAGGAGGGGATGGCCGATCGGGAAGCTCTCCGGCTCTGCCCAGAAAACAGCAAGCACGAGATAAATCTCCCGGCAGCATTTTAGAGGACGCACAGGATATGGGAACATTTACACGGGATCGCAAGACTGGCTTCTTTAGCTCcttcataaaaaagaaatcttcctcctcttcttcctcatcaCCATCCTCTCAGCTCCAACAGAACCTCCCGACACCACCGAAGAGGAGCAGTTCTTTCCGGGAGATGGAAACGCAGCCTCACAAGAAATACGAGCCTACTGCTGATTTCagcgctcctcctcctctaccccAGTCTGACAGCCTTGGTGGCTTCTCCGCCTCTCCCTCTCACTCCCATGGTGAACCCACCCAGGCTCAGTCACGCTGCTGTGGGGCTGCTTTTGGACAGAAACCCTCTGGTGGGGGGCTTGCTTCACAGGTGACGAGCGGCAGCAGTTGGAGTGGGTTGGCTGGTTTTTTTACTCCTAGACTCATTAAAAAGACACTGGGCCTACGGACAGGGAAGACAGCCTCTTCAGAGGAGGGTGGGAATATAGCTGGAGGGCCTAAACCTTTCCCTAGGTCCAATTCTACCTCCTCCATGTCAGCAGGGCTGCCAGACCTGGAGCGCATGGCTCTGACTTTACCCAGGAACCGCAGTGCTAAACCCCCTCTAGAGAGGACTGCCTCCACAACCTCCCAGCCAGAGAATGGCGCTGTACGGCCCTCAGAAACTCTGCTGAGGAGGCTGGATGAGGGGACTGCACAGATCAGGGAAAGGCCCAAAGCCAAGCTATTACCCCGGGGCGTTGCTGTAGGGGTGAGGGCACCAGGGGTTGGGGGGGAGGTGGGGGAATCGGACAGTCTGTCCCGGGTCAGGGAGGTTAGAGAGGAGAGTGTTGGAGGACTAGATAGGCAGCAGAGTTGGTCATCTCCCTCTAAGACTTCTAGTTTGAGTGCTTCATCAGCTGCAGCAGGTGCACCAACTCACAACCACAAAGTTCCAGTCCTGATCTCCCCCACGCTGAAACATAGCCCAGCTGATGTGCACTTAGTCGGGCTAGACTCTCAGGGGAACCGCTTCAAACTGCTGTCTGAGCACCAAACAGACCGGGACAGGCCGCGACTTGTAAAACCCAAGTGtgctccccctccccctcccaccCTGCGCAGCCTGCAACACTCCTACAGTGGCGACGGAGAGGAGCAGGTAGGAGGAGCACCTGTGGAAGTAAACGGAGACACTTTGAAAGGTCACCGGTTAGGGAGAATGTCGGGAGGAGCAATGACAGGCAGACCGTCAGTGCCACCACCACAAGTGCCTCCTGCATCTTCCTCCACCTTTTCCTCATCTTGCTCTGCCACCACCAACACGACTCCCACCACAATGGCCAACGGAGCCGTCACCACTGCCGCCTCCTCGCACACAGCACCGTCTGCCGGTTCCAAAGTGGCACTGCGGCGGACCAGGCAGCAGGCAGAGAGGTTGCCCCTGGAGCGAGTGAGTCGTGAGGCCCTGTTGGACTGCGCTGAGTGCCTGAGCAGCGCCCTCCACGCCAGCTCCGAAAGCCCCTCCAGCAGCCAGGTGCTGGACGCTGGCCACCAGCTGCTAGACTACTGCTCAGGTTATGTGGACTGCATCCCTCAGATGAGGAACAAATTTGCCTTCCGAGAGGCAGTGGGAAAGCTGGAGCTCAGCCTGCAGGAACTGAGGGCCTCGTCCTCAGGAGGTGGAGGGCTGAGTGGTGTGGGGCCCAACACTGTATTGGACAACCTGCAATGCTGTATTAAAGAGATTAGTGACGTAGTACAGAGGTAG